One window of Candidatus Desulfatibia profunda genomic DNA carries:
- a CDS encoding histidinol phosphate phosphatase domain-containing protein has translation MIDLHTHSIFSDGVLIPSELARRAEFAGLRGLGITDHGDLSNIDFIIPRIVAIAQELNRVMNITVIAGIEITHVPPALIARTVQKARGLGAKIIVVHGETLAEPVAPGTNRTALEADIDVLAHPGLITEEEVYKAKEKGILLEISARKGHCLANGHVARLAQKVGAKLVINTDAHEPGDLIDQNKAKKIVCGAGLSERDFEQMQKNASVFL, from the coding sequence ATGATTGATCTTCATACGCATTCAATTTTCAGTGACGGGGTTCTGATTCCATCCGAGTTGGCAAGGCGTGCCGAGTTTGCCGGGCTAAGAGGCCTCGGGATAACCGACCATGGCGATTTGTCCAATATCGATTTCATTATTCCCAGAATCGTCGCCATCGCCCAGGAGTTGAACAGGGTTATGAATATTACGGTTATTGCGGGCATAGAAATCACCCATGTTCCCCCGGCTCTGATCGCAAGAACCGTCCAAAAGGCTCGCGGCTTAGGCGCAAAGATCATTGTGGTTCACGGGGAGACATTGGCCGAACCGGTTGCTCCCGGCACCAATCGTACGGCTCTGGAGGCAGATATCGACGTGCTGGCCCATCCCGGGCTGATTACCGAGGAGGAGGTTTACAAGGCCAAAGAAAAGGGGATTTTGCTGGAGATCTCGGCCCGCAAAGGGCACTGCCTGGCCAATGGGCATGTTGCCCGGCTGGCACAAAAAGTCGGCGCCAAACTTGTCATCAACACCGATGCCCATGAACCCGGCGATCTGATTGATCAAAACAAGGCAAAAAAGATTGTTTGCGGCGCCGGCCTTAGCGAGCGAGACTTTGAACAGATGCAGAAAAATGCATCCGTCTTCCTTTAA
- a CDS encoding DUF4911 domain-containing protein, with amino-acid sequence MAAALETIKKYLRVDRSEISFLKFIFEAYDGLAVLSTVDPESTIVMFQIAPGCEADVDMILQDLKKKIMIEQVAAQSVPSFRSWHQRAPRMH; translated from the coding sequence ATGGCAGCGGCATTGGAAACAATAAAAAAATATCTGCGTGTTGACCGGAGTGAAATCTCCTTTCTTAAGTTTATTTTTGAGGCTTATGACGGCCTGGCCGTGTTATCAACGGTCGATCCGGAGTCCACTATCGTGATGTTTCAGATTGCTCCCGGATGTGAGGCGGATGTAGACATGATTTTGCAGGATCTTAAAAAGAAAATCATGATTGAGCAGGTCGCTGCTCAATCAGTACCATCTTTTAGATCTTGGCACCAGCGGGCTCCAAGAATGCACTGA
- a CDS encoding alpha/beta hydrolase, with translation MTTRDNYFLRYGIWRCDQIKRRGTVILLGGRTEFMEKYAETIGALKHRGFDVYSFDWRGQGLSSRELPNRHKGFVKTYGRYVDDLAMFVENIVKPEAVSPFIILAHSMGGHIALRYLHDYPGVIERAILVSPMIDILTSSFPRWLVRLITRLAAKAGQNHAYVIGSGNYSAEDEIFEGNRLTIDPRRFLDAKRAIAKNPDLALGGVTYGWLAATFASIDILKSPGFGENIAVPILMIGAGADEIVSVKAQKTICSHLQQCRLTVIPRVRHEILKETDAVQSVFWDEFDRFTAVDTAR, from the coding sequence ATGACCACCCGCGACAATTATTTCCTGCGGTATGGCATCTGGCGCTGCGATCAAATCAAAAGACGCGGAACCGTGATACTGCTCGGCGGCCGCACGGAATTTATGGAAAAATATGCTGAAACGATCGGCGCATTAAAGCACAGAGGATTTGATGTTTACAGTTTTGACTGGCGCGGCCAGGGTCTTTCATCACGGGAGTTGCCAAACCGGCATAAAGGCTTTGTCAAAACCTATGGGCGCTATGTTGATGATTTGGCCATGTTTGTCGAAAACATCGTTAAACCGGAAGCCGTATCCCCATTCATTATCCTGGCGCATTCCATGGGCGGCCACATTGCCCTTCGTTATCTTCATGATTATCCCGGGGTGATCGAGCGGGCGATCCTGGTATCGCCGATGATCGACATTTTGACATCATCCTTTCCAAGGTGGCTGGTCAGGTTGATCACCCGCCTTGCCGCTAAAGCCGGGCAGAACCATGCGTATGTCATCGGGTCCGGCAACTATTCTGCTGAGGATGAAATATTCGAAGGCAACCGGCTTACAATCGATCCCCGGCGTTTTCTGGATGCGAAAAGGGCCATTGCAAAAAACCCGGATCTTGCGCTGGGCGGTGTTACCTACGGCTGGCTTGCGGCGACGTTCGCATCGATAGATATCCTCAAATCGCCCGGATTCGGAGAAAATATCGCCGTTCCGATTCTGATGATTGGCGCCGGAGCGGACGAGATCGTTTCCGTCAAGGCTCAAAAAACTATCTGTTCACACCTGCAACAGTGCCGTTTGACCGTTATTCCCCGAGTGCGTCACGAAATTCTCAAAGAAACGGATGCCGTCCAATCCGTCTTCTGGGACGAATTCGACAGATTTACCGCCGTTGATACAGCCCGATGA
- a CDS encoding type II toxin-antitoxin system HicB family antitoxin: MALKNDRYTYRVTWSEDDNEYVGLCAEFPSLSWLALTPEAALKGIRKLVADVVKDMDASGETVPEPIACRSYSGKFMVRVPPDVHRKLAVQAAESGVSLNRIASSKLSQ; this comes from the coding sequence GTGGCGCTAAAAAATGATCGATATACATACCGTGTAACCTGGTCTGAAGATGATAATGAATATGTAGGTTTGTGTGCGGAGTTTCCGAGCTTAAGTTGGCTGGCTCTTACCCCGGAAGCTGCTCTGAAAGGTATCCGAAAATTGGTTGCTGACGTTGTAAAGGACATGGATGCATCCGGGGAAACAGTTCCGGAACCTATTGCTTGCAGGTCTTATAGTGGCAAGTTTATGGTTCGGGTGCCGCCGGATGTTCATCGAAAACTCGCTGTTCAAGCCGCTGAATCCGGTGTGAGCCTCAATCGGATTGCCAGTTCCAAACTAAGCCAATAA
- a CDS encoding cold-shock protein — MANGIVKWFSDKKGYGFIEQEDGPDIFVHHSGIGGAGFKSLHEGDRVTFDIEDGQKGPAAVNVTVV; from the coding sequence ATGGCGAATGGGATTGTGAAATGGTTTAGCGATAAAAAGGGCTATGGTTTTATTGAGCAAGAAGATGGGCCGGATATATTCGTTCATCATTCAGGGATCGGGGGGGCAGGTTTCAAGTCTCTTCATGAGGGCGATCGGGTTACCTTTGACATAGAGGATGGTCAAAAAGGTCCGGCAGCAGTAAATGTCACCGTAGTTTAG
- a CDS encoding bifunctional nuclease family protein → MLHEVNIAGMTMDPTSNTPVIILKLVKGDQAIPIWIGLLEATSIASALRDIKFDRPMTHDLFKNFIETLNIDVSKVEVCDLKENTFYAKIYFISKEKSFIMDARPSDAIAIAIRFRAPIYVDDKVIEKSQTVGAAHEILDETEEGKKWAEYLESLNPEDFGKYKV, encoded by the coding sequence ATGTTGCATGAAGTAAACATAGCGGGTATGACCATGGATCCGACATCAAACACACCGGTTATCATCTTGAAGTTGGTGAAAGGTGACCAGGCGATACCCATATGGATCGGATTGCTCGAGGCCACCTCCATCGCTTCGGCACTCAGGGACATTAAGTTCGATCGGCCCATGACCCATGACCTTTTCAAAAATTTCATCGAGACCTTGAATATCGACGTCTCGAAGGTCGAGGTATGTGATTTAAAGGAAAATACTTTTTACGCTAAAATATATTTCATCTCCAAGGAAAAAAGCTTCATTATGGATGCCCGGCCCAGCGACGCGATCGCCATTGCAATCCGGTTTCGAGCTCCAATTTACGTGGATGATAAGGTCATCGAAAAATCTCAAACGGTTGGCGCTGCTCATGAGATCTTAGACGAAACTGAAGAAGGCAAAAAGTGGGCTGAATATCTTGAAAGTCTTAATCCTGAAGATTTCGGCAAATACAAGGTCTAA
- the recJ gene encoding single-stranded-DNA-specific exonuclease RecJ, which translates to MKKRWQILQPDPQSIETLCKTLNCHRATAAALVNRKITSAKKALVFLNAALNHLRPPADIKDMDAAVRRIVDAVIRHEHILIFGDYDVDGVTATAILLEFFRYIGTKVSYYIPHRAKEGYGLQVNHISEFARPRGITLIITVDCGSGSHDAVKAAQAAGIDVIITDHHIPPGNLPQAVAVVNPKRSECTSGFNDLAGVGVAFYMLLCLRKQLRDINFWQNRPQPNLKKVCDLVALGTLADMVPLVDENRILSKNGLDIINTGDRLGIKALLNVSGIQRHAVDAEDMVFRLIPRLNAAGRLDHASMGVDLLTTKNFATASKIAQVLSDLNEKRRSLEKTIFDQIRTYLKSNPHLLQKKTLILSGNDWHEGVLGIVAARIVNEYFRPVILLSTSGDIARGSARSIPGFDIYKGLQACAHDLESFGGHSMAAGLKIHIEKIARFQKNFESAVIRMTNPDDFILNRSIDYELDFDEISNTLIDELESLKPFGTGNHEPIFLARNIKVTSSAIVGNYHRRMLLKRVSGTRNNIFKAIHYNIRNKAPLPEILDRIVFRLRWNRWNDRKTAQIVIDDTSPNIN; encoded by the coding sequence ATGAAAAAGCGCTGGCAAATCCTTCAACCTGATCCGCAGTCCATTGAAACCCTCTGCAAGACCCTGAACTGTCACCGGGCCACCGCGGCCGCTCTGGTTAATCGCAAGATCACTTCTGCAAAAAAGGCTTTGGTGTTCCTGAACGCCGCCTTGAACCACCTGCGACCGCCAGCTGACATCAAAGACATGGATGCTGCCGTGCGCCGCATTGTCGATGCCGTCATTCGTCATGAACATATTTTGATCTTTGGGGATTATGATGTTGACGGGGTCACGGCAACGGCAATTCTCTTGGAGTTTTTTCGTTACATCGGCACAAAGGTTTCGTACTATATCCCCCATCGGGCTAAAGAAGGTTACGGTCTGCAAGTTAACCACATATCAGAATTCGCCCGGCCCCGCGGAATAACCCTCATCATTACGGTTGACTGCGGTTCAGGCAGTCACGATGCCGTCAAAGCGGCTCAGGCCGCAGGAATTGATGTCATCATAACCGACCATCATATACCGCCGGGAAACTTGCCCCAAGCTGTTGCGGTCGTTAATCCGAAACGTTCCGAGTGCACATCCGGTTTTAATGATCTTGCCGGTGTCGGCGTAGCCTTTTACATGCTGCTCTGTCTCAGAAAGCAACTTCGTGACATAAACTTCTGGCAGAACCGTCCGCAACCCAATTTGAAAAAAGTCTGCGACCTTGTCGCCTTAGGTACGCTGGCCGACATGGTTCCCCTTGTTGATGAAAATCGGATACTTTCAAAAAACGGGCTCGATATCATCAACACCGGTGACCGCCTTGGCATCAAAGCACTGTTGAACGTCAGCGGAATTCAAAGACATGCTGTAGATGCCGAAGACATGGTTTTCCGTCTGATACCCAGATTAAATGCCGCCGGCCGGTTGGACCACGCTTCAATGGGCGTTGACCTGTTAACAACGAAAAATTTTGCGACGGCAAGCAAGATTGCACAGGTTCTAAGCGACTTGAATGAAAAAAGACGCAGCCTCGAAAAAACCATTTTTGATCAAATCCGCACCTATCTAAAAAGCAACCCTCACCTTCTCCAAAAAAAAACCCTGATTCTTTCAGGTAACGATTGGCATGAAGGCGTCCTTGGAATCGTTGCCGCCAGAATTGTAAATGAATATTTTCGGCCGGTTATACTGCTTTCAACCTCCGGCGACATCGCCAGGGGTTCGGCCCGCAGCATACCGGGATTCGATATTTACAAAGGACTTCAGGCCTGTGCGCACGACCTTGAAAGCTTTGGCGGCCATTCCATGGCGGCGGGCTTGAAAATACATATTGAAAAAATAGCTCGTTTTCAAAAAAACTTCGAAAGCGCCGTTATCCGGATGACAAATCCCGATGATTTTATCCTTAACAGGTCGATCGATTATGAGCTCGATTTCGATGAAATTTCAAATACGCTCATCGACGAACTTGAATCCCTAAAGCCCTTCGGCACCGGCAACCATGAGCCGATCTTTCTGGCCAGGAACATAAAGGTTACATCTTCAGCAATCGTTGGCAACTATCACAGACGGATGCTTTTAAAGCGGGTTTCCGGCACTCGGAACAACATTTTCAAGGCCATCCATTACAATATTCGCAATAAAGCTCCGTTGCCGGAAATATTGGACAGGATCGTTTTCCGGCTGCGCTGGAACCGCTGGAACGACAGAAAAACCGCCCAGATTGTCATCGATGATACTTCACCGAACATCAATTAG
- a CDS encoding ribonuclease Z — protein MRPSFYPRLVNGPFDDPGLFISFLFEKRAAMFDLGDIHSLAPRDILKISHVFITHTHMDHFIGFDRLLRLFLGRDQSIHMYGPEGFLKNVEGKLSGYSWNLVQHYSHRFVLKVSEVYPEHLITREYLCRNRFLPAKKAVKQPFDGILHKEPTLSFEAELLNHDDIPCLGFSFQERFHINIIKDSVSELGLKIGPWLNEFKQALFKNQDPNSEFEVKCGENSSIKKRFVLGELAKRIARITPGQKVAYIADVAYNQSNVEKIVRLAKDADHLFIEAAFLEKDRDIAAKRGHLTARQAGHIAGKSRVKQFTPFHFSPRYMGQGHLLELEAQEAYEDEMPQK, from the coding sequence ATGCGCCCGTCCTTTTACCCCAGACTAGTGAACGGACCCTTTGACGACCCTGGACTGTTTATCTCTTTTCTTTTTGAAAAACGGGCGGCAATGTTTGATCTGGGCGACATCCATTCACTTGCGCCGCGGGACATCCTCAAAATCAGCCATGTGTTCATCACCCATACCCACATGGACCATTTTATCGGTTTCGACCGGCTGCTGCGACTGTTTCTCGGCCGCGATCAATCGATTCACATGTACGGTCCGGAAGGGTTTTTGAAAAACGTCGAGGGCAAACTGTCCGGGTATTCCTGGAACCTGGTCCAACATTACAGCCATCGATTCGTTTTGAAGGTCTCCGAGGTTTACCCCGAACATTTAATCACAAGGGAGTATCTGTGCCGCAACAGATTTCTCCCGGCCAAAAAGGCTGTCAAACAGCCGTTTGACGGCATTCTGCACAAGGAACCCACCCTGTCTTTTGAAGCCGAATTGCTGAATCACGACGACATTCCCTGTCTCGGATTTAGTTTCCAGGAACGATTCCACATTAATATTATAAAAGACAGTGTTTCCGAGCTTGGGCTCAAGATCGGTCCCTGGCTGAATGAATTCAAGCAGGCCCTGTTCAAAAACCAGGATCCGAATTCGGAATTCGAAGTCAAGTGCGGAGAAAACAGTTCCATCAAAAAACGGTTTGTCTTAGGTGAGCTTGCCAAACGGATCGCCCGTATTACGCCGGGGCAGAAGGTAGCGTATATTGCGGATGTCGCTTACAACCAATCGAATGTGGAAAAGATCGTCAGGCTTGCCAAGGATGCCGATCATTTGTTTATAGAAGCTGCTTTTCTTGAAAAGGACCGGGATATTGCCGCTAAAAGAGGTCATCTTACCGCCCGGCAGGCCGGCCATATCGCCGGCAAGTCCCGCGTAAAGCAATTCACGCCTTTTCATTTCTCGCCCCGTTACATGGGACAGGGACACCTTTTGGAACTAGAGGCCCAAGAGGCCTACGAAGATGAAATGCCTCAGAAATAA
- a CDS encoding aminopeptidase encodes MFTETQLDRYADVLLWGLKTARTQRFKKNDIVLIRSDKPALRLAEIVYAKLLDMGLNPVQRLNLTTTMELDFYQLSNNQQLVFQPPGDEVLYSRLNGSIFLHSPEALTHLGGIDPKRIGKVAVARKYLRDILDKRDEEGAFGWTLCIFPTKEQARHAGLSLKDYTDQIIKACFLNRTAPVSHWQTIYRNVQSIKKWLNSMSVNCFHIESENIDLEITPGEKRKWIGISGHNIPSFEVFMSPDWRGTKGKYFANQPSFRSGNYVEGVRLEFQKGAVVKVEAQQGEDFVKKQLAMDKGANKLGEFSLTDKRFSRINTFMANTLFDENYGGKYGNCHVALGASYADTYDDNPKELTKKSKKKLGFNDSALHWDLVNTEKKRVVAHLRSGRKVTIYENGKFTY; translated from the coding sequence ATGTTCACCGAAACCCAATTGGACCGATATGCCGATGTGCTCTTATGGGGTCTGAAAACCGCCCGAACCCAGCGCTTTAAGAAAAACGATATCGTGCTGATTCGGTCTGACAAACCGGCCCTGCGGCTGGCCGAAATCGTATACGCCAAACTGTTGGATATGGGGTTGAATCCGGTTCAGCGCCTGAATCTTACCACGACGATGGAGCTTGATTTTTATCAGCTCTCCAATAACCAACAGCTCGTCTTTCAGCCCCCTGGAGATGAAGTCCTTTATTCGCGTCTTAACGGCAGCATTTTTTTGCACTCACCGGAAGCTTTAACTCATCTTGGCGGCATAGATCCTAAAAGGATCGGCAAAGTGGCCGTGGCTCGAAAATATTTGCGGGATATTCTCGACAAACGCGATGAAGAAGGTGCTTTCGGCTGGACCCTCTGCATTTTCCCCACCAAAGAACAGGCCCGGCACGCCGGACTCTCCCTAAAGGACTACACCGATCAGATCATCAAAGCCTGCTTTCTGAACAGAACCGCACCGGTATCCCACTGGCAAACGATTTACAGAAACGTGCAATCCATAAAAAAATGGCTGAACAGTATGAGCGTCAATTGCTTTCATATTGAATCCGAAAATATCGATCTTGAAATCACTCCCGGAGAAAAAAGAAAATGGATCGGCATCTCCGGACATAACATCCCGAGTTTTGAAGTATTTATGTCACCGGACTGGAGAGGAACCAAAGGAAAGTACTTTGCAAACCAACCCTCATTCCGCAGCGGAAATTATGTAGAAGGTGTGAGGCTTGAATTCCAAAAAGGCGCCGTGGTCAAGGTCGAGGCTCAACAGGGAGAGGATTTTGTCAAAAAGCAGCTTGCAATGGATAAGGGGGCCAATAAGCTTGGCGAATTTTCACTCACGGACAAAAGATTCTCAAGAATCAACACCTTTATGGCAAACACGCTTTTTGATGAAAACTACGGCGGGAAATACGGCAATTGCCATGTGGCCCTGGGCGCTTCCTATGCGGACACCTATGACGACAATCCCAAAGAGTTGACAAAAAAATCAAAGAAAAAATTGGGCTTTAACGATTCCGCCCTGCACTGGGACCTTGTGAATACCGAAAAGAAAAGGGTTGTTGCCCATCTTAGATCCGGCCGGAAGGTCACCATTTACGAAAACGGCAAATTTACATATTAA
- a CDS encoding toxin HicA: MAKIDDILTQMKRNPNDVRFTDLCKVCENFFGEPRKSASSHRIYRTPWQGDQRINIQNHKGRAKAYQVKQVLLALEKLEVSRGAKK, translated from the coding sequence ATGGCAAAAATCGATGACATATTGACACAAATGAAGCGAAACCCCAACGATGTCAGATTCACAGATTTATGCAAAGTTTGTGAAAATTTCTTTGGGGAACCTCGTAAAAGTGCAAGCAGCCATCGAATTTACAGAACCCCCTGGCAAGGTGATCAAAGAATCAATATCCAAAATCATAAAGGAAGGGCCAAGGCATACCAAGTAAAACAGGTGCTTTTGGCTCTTGAGAAGTTGGAGGTCAGCCGTGGCGCTAAAAAATGA
- a CDS encoding cytoplasmic protein: MAKHSHKHVETYEGLVGFGLDRKTDEHTIVYYLQKFCDDELMKTLIQRLTDAELDEIFSLLTRLLKNHLTESEYHTLFLKDHL, encoded by the coding sequence ATGGCAAAACACTCTCACAAGCATGTAGAAACCTATGAAGGGCTGGTAGGATTCGGTCTTGATCGAAAAACCGATGAACATACGATCGTCTATTACCTGCAAAAGTTTTGCGATGACGAACTGATGAAAACATTGATCCAAAGGCTGACCGACGCTGAACTTGACGAGATCTTCAGCCTGCTGACACGTCTTTTAAAAAATCATTTGACGGAAAGCGAATATCACACACTATTTCTGAAAGATCATCTTTAG
- the miaB gene encoding tRNA (N6-isopentenyl adenosine(37)-C2)-methylthiotransferase MiaB, whose protein sequence is MNTKYVYINTIGCQMNVYDSDRIAMVLKPLGYKPSSFLKMADLVIVNTCAIREKAEQKVFSFLGRLADMKRKKPDLIIGVGGCVAQQEGARIMDRMAHVDLVFGTSAISRLPGLIEKIESERCQVADIEMTPGIDEFGFVADERRNEKITRFVTVMQGCDNFCSYCVVPYVRGPETSRPPGNIINEIKFLVENGVREVTLLGQNVNSYGQKEGLCSFPELLALVNDIDGLLRIRFTTSHPKDLSEDLMFAFKDLEKLCGHIHLPVQSGSNRILNLMNRKYTRELYLEKVKMLRNLCPDIAITSDIIVGFPGETVPDFEKTLELIKAVEFDGLFAFKYSDRPKAAAARLPGKISEQEKKERLQKVLDQQDHYTTLKNEALVGSIQDILVEGYSKRHRVIDRHSRQQDVQWTGRTSSNKIVNFIQGDGVMFKDEIVAGKMVRIRIVKAFSHSLWGQPVKAEPIPFGLIGEKSNVA, encoded by the coding sequence ATGAATACAAAATACGTATACATTAACACCATCGGATGTCAGATGAATGTCTATGACTCCGACCGGATTGCAATGGTCCTGAAGCCGCTGGGATACAAGCCGAGCTCTTTTTTAAAAATGGCGGACCTTGTTATTGTGAATACCTGTGCAATCCGGGAAAAGGCCGAACAGAAAGTCTTCAGCTTCTTGGGGCGTCTGGCCGATATGAAAAGGAAAAAACCTGATCTTATTATCGGGGTCGGCGGATGTGTGGCCCAGCAGGAAGGTGCCAGGATCATGGATCGCATGGCGCATGTCGATCTTGTATTCGGAACAAGTGCCATCAGCCGCCTGCCTGGTTTAATCGAAAAGATCGAGTCGGAAAGATGCCAGGTTGCCGATATTGAGATGACCCCGGGGATCGACGAATTCGGTTTTGTTGCAGATGAGCGCCGCAATGAAAAAATTACGCGTTTCGTGACCGTCATGCAGGGGTGTGACAATTTTTGTTCTTACTGCGTGGTTCCTTATGTGCGCGGTCCGGAAACAAGCAGGCCTCCCGGTAATATTATTAATGAAATCAAGTTCTTGGTTGAAAACGGTGTGCGCGAAGTTACCCTTTTGGGGCAAAATGTAAACAGCTACGGCCAAAAGGAAGGTCTTTGTTCATTTCCCGAACTGCTGGCACTTGTAAACGACATCGACGGGCTTTTGAGGATCAGGTTTACGACGTCGCATCCCAAAGACCTTTCGGAAGATCTTATGTTTGCTTTCAAAGATCTTGAAAAATTATGCGGGCATATCCATCTGCCGGTACAATCAGGCTCAAACAGAATTCTGAATTTAATGAATCGGAAATATACTCGGGAGCTGTACCTTGAAAAAGTAAAAATGCTGCGTAACTTATGCCCTGACATTGCGATTACGTCCGATATTATCGTCGGGTTTCCAGGAGAGACAGTCCCTGATTTTGAAAAGACCCTGGAATTGATCAAAGCAGTGGAGTTCGACGGTTTGTTTGCGTTTAAGTATTCTGATCGCCCCAAGGCCGCGGCAGCGCGTTTGCCCGGCAAGATCTCGGAGCAGGAAAAAAAAGAAAGATTGCAAAAGGTGCTCGATCAGCAGGATCATTATACGACCTTAAAGAATGAGGCCCTGGTCGGATCCATTCAAGATATCCTTGTTGAAGGCTACAGCAAGCGGCATAGAGTGATTGATCGGCACAGCAGACAGCAGGACGTTCAATGGACCGGCCGGACATCGTCTAATAAAATTGTAAACTTCATCCAGGGTGATGGCGTGATGTTCAAAGATGAAATTGTTGCCGGAAAAATGGTTCGTATCAGGATTGTGAAAGCATTTTCCCATTCACTCTGGGGCCAACCGGTCAAGGCAGAACCCATCCCCTTCGGTTTGATAGGAGAGAAAAGTAATGTTGCATGA
- a CDS encoding DegT/DnrJ/EryC1/StrS family aminotransferase, producing the protein MKVPLLDLKAQYRTIKEDVLKVTQEVFDSQQFILGPRVEALEKQIGAYCASKHAVGVSSGTDALLMALMAAEIGPGDAVITTPYTFFATAGSIVRTGARPVFVDIDPDTYTISCEHLSRVLAARGREDLAGLKAVIPVHLYGQCADMEPILTLAAENDLVVIEDAAQAIGAEYRGRRSGSMGDFGCFSFFPSKNLGAFGDGGVVTTDSDEYYNTLCMLRVHGSRPKYYHRITGGNFRLDALQAAIVSVKLKHLDDWTKARRENAQKYRELFTLTGLDGMVKVPVEKQNRHVYNQFVISVKENRDELRLFLNDAGVGTEVYYPVPLHLQECFSNLNYKNGDFPVAEHAASHTLALPIYPELSADQQAYVVEKIREFYF; encoded by the coding sequence ATGAAAGTACCTTTACTTGACCTAAAAGCCCAGTACCGGACCATTAAAGAAGATGTTTTGAAAGTGACGCAAGAGGTCTTTGACAGCCAGCAATTTATTCTTGGGCCACGGGTTGAAGCCCTGGAAAAGCAGATTGGCGCCTATTGCGCTTCCAAGCATGCCGTAGGGGTTTCATCGGGCACGGATGCACTCCTGATGGCACTGATGGCCGCTGAAATCGGACCAGGGGACGCTGTTATTACGACCCCATATACATTTTTTGCAACGGCAGGGTCCATCGTCCGTACGGGAGCCAGACCGGTCTTTGTCGATATTGACCCTGATACCTATACAATCTCCTGCGAGCATCTGAGCCGTGTCTTAGCGGCCAGGGGCAGGGAAGACCTGGCAGGGCTCAAGGCCGTCATTCCGGTTCACCTCTATGGTCAATGCGCGGATATGGAGCCGATCTTAACGCTTGCGGCTGAAAACGACCTTGTCGTTATCGAGGATGCTGCTCAGGCCATTGGCGCGGAATACCGGGGCCGGCGGTCAGGATCGATGGGTGATTTCGGCTGTTTTTCCTTTTTTCCTTCCAAAAACCTTGGTGCGTTTGGAGATGGCGGGGTGGTCACAACCGATTCGGACGAGTATTACAATACATTGTGCATGCTGCGGGTTCATGGTTCCCGCCCCAAATATTATCATCGGATCACAGGCGGTAATTTCAGGCTGGACGCCCTCCAGGCGGCCATTGTTTCCGTAAAGCTGAAACATCTTGACGACTGGACAAAGGCTCGCCGGGAAAACGCGCAAAAATACAGAGAACTCTTCACCCTAACGGGCCTTGACGGCATGGTTAAGGTTCCGGTTGAAAAGCAAAACCGGCACGTTTACAATCAGTTTGTCATCAGCGTCAAAGAAAACCGAGACGAACTGCGCCTGTTTTTAAATGATGCCGGAGTTGGAACGGAAGTTTACTATCCGGTCCCTTTGCATCTTCAGGAATGTTTTTCAAATCTGAATTACAAAAACGGAGACTTTCCTGTGGCCGAGCACGCTGCCTCGCATACCTTGGCCCTTCCAATATATCCCGAACTTAGCGCTGACCAGCAGGCTTACGTGGTGGAAAAGATCAGGGAGTTTTATTTCTGA
- a CDS encoding YbhB/YbcL family Raf kinase inhibitor-like protein: MKRRSFLFTQIALSLLILSTHAKEVSWAMELTSPNFMNQGEIPAKYTCDGADISPALTWSDVPEKTKSFALIVDDPDAPDPANPRMTWVHWVLYNIPAEAVSLPEGATAKDLPKGTLEGLNDWKRTGYGGPCPPIGKHRYFHKLYALDTVLPDLGHPTKAKLEKAMKSHVLFKAELIGLYQRR, encoded by the coding sequence ATGAAAAGACGGTCCTTTCTTTTTACACAGATTGCCTTGTCTTTATTAATTTTATCTACACATGCAAAGGAGGTGAGTTGGGCTATGGAACTGACATCACCAAATTTTATGAACCAGGGGGAAATCCCGGCAAAGTATACCTGCGACGGTGCGGACATTTCTCCGGCCCTGACATGGTCAGACGTACCGGAAAAAACCAAAAGCTTTGCCTTGATTGTTGACGATCCTGATGCTCCGGACCCTGCCAATCCAAGAATGACATGGGTGCATTGGGTTCTTTACAACATTCCTGCAGAAGCGGTTTCTTTACCTGAAGGCGCCACTGCCAAGGATCTTCCCAAAGGAACCCTGGAAGGTCTGAACGATTGGAAGAGAACCGGCTACGGCGGCCCCTGCCCGCCCATCGGCAAGCACCGCTATTTTCACAAACTATATGCTCTGGATACGGTTCTTCCGGACCTGGGACACCCAACCAAAGCCAAGCTCGAAAAAGCGATGAAAAGCCATGTGCTTTTCAAGGCGGAGCTCATCGGGCTGTATCAACGGCGGTAA